A single genomic interval of Demequina sp. NBRC 110054 harbors:
- a CDS encoding DUF4328 domain-containing protein, producing the protein MSTDPFASPPEGVAAPAPQANPGIAPAYTPGHTAAPRAFVPPGGSPVGQHLAALAPPQGPPLAHPASYPLAATPPLEVSGHARWAKVGAFSAAVAGLCLAAFNYLVAVTADDDLAAALVITALFGVAFLGGLTGYLTLCLWMIRVRDIVKPQGYPAPESWKIWAGWCIPLYSLVAPLRAMDKLAFKAGKERMTPFLTLWWGGFLVTNIASRLTDLTGIEASIVLVLSVVEAVAALASLAGLLVLIARISAVATTPPPGQALPSAPPTGAALQPGPAAWQQQPPAGFTS; encoded by the coding sequence ATCGCGCCCGCCTACACCCCAGGGCACACGGCCGCGCCGCGGGCATTCGTGCCACCGGGCGGCTCTCCGGTCGGGCAGCACCTTGCCGCCTTGGCGCCGCCGCAGGGTCCACCGCTGGCGCATCCCGCCTCCTATCCCCTCGCTGCGACCCCTCCCCTCGAGGTCTCGGGTCACGCGCGGTGGGCGAAGGTCGGTGCGTTCTCCGCAGCGGTCGCAGGCCTGTGCCTGGCGGCGTTCAACTACCTCGTGGCAGTCACGGCGGACGACGATCTGGCCGCCGCGCTCGTGATCACCGCGCTCTTCGGCGTCGCGTTCCTTGGAGGGCTGACGGGTTACCTCACGCTGTGCCTGTGGATGATCCGCGTCCGCGACATCGTCAAGCCGCAGGGCTATCCGGCCCCAGAGTCGTGGAAGATCTGGGCGGGTTGGTGCATCCCGCTCTACAGCCTGGTCGCGCCGTTGAGAGCAATGGACAAGCTCGCATTCAAGGCCGGCAAGGAGCGCATGACGCCCTTCCTGACGCTGTGGTGGGGCGGCTTTCTGGTGACGAACATCGCAAGCCGGCTGACAGACCTCACAGGCATCGAGGCGAGCATCGTCCTCGTCCTCTCGGTGGTCGAGGCGGTCGCGGCGCTCGCAAGTCTCGCGGGCCTGCTGGTGCTCATCGCACGGATCTCGGCCGTCGCCACGACGCCTCCGCCCGGCCAGGCGCTTCCCTCCGCACCTCCGACGGGGGCCGCACTCCAGCCTGGCCCCGCCGCCTGGCAGCAGCAGCCCCCGGCTGGCTTCACCTCTTAA